The DNA region TCGGCGAGGACGAGGTGGCCAAGTCGACCATCCTGGCCGCCCGCTCGCTGATCGAGCGCGATCCCTGCTACGACCTGGTGACCGCCCGTCTGCTGCTGGGCACCATCCGCGAGGAAATCATCGGCGAGACCGTGGCCCAGGAGGACATGGCCGCCCTGTACCCCGACTACTTCGCCCGCTTCATCGTCCAGGGCATCCAGGCGGAACTGCTGGATGCACGCCTGGCCGAATACGACCTGAAGAAACTGGGTGCCGCCCTGGACGCCGAGCGCGACCTGCAATTCGGCTACCTCGGTCTGCAAACCCTGTTCGACCGCTACTTCCTGCACATCGACGGTCGCCGCATCGAAATGCCGCAGGCCTTCTTCATGCGCGTCGCCATGGGCCTGGCGCTCAACGAGCAGGACCGCGAGGCTCGTGCCATCGACTTCTACCAGGTGCTGTCCAGCTTCGACTTCATGTCCTCGACCCCGACGCTGTTCAACGCCGGCACCCGCCGCAGCCAGCTCTCCAGCTGCTATCTGACCACGGTGGCAGACGATCTGGACGGCATCTACGAAGGCATCAAGGAAAACGCCCTGCTGTCGAAGTTTGCCGGCGGCCTGGGCAATGACTGGACACCGGTGCGCGCCATGGGCTCGCACATCAAGGGCACCAACGGCAAATCGCAGGGGGTCGTACCCTTCCTCAAAGTGGTCAACGACACCGCCGTGGCCGTCAACCAGGGCGGCAAGCGCAAGGGCGCCGTCTGCGCCTATCTGGAGACCTGGCACGCCGATATCGAGGAATTCCTCGAGCTGCGCAAGAACACCGGTGACGACCGACGCCGCACCCACGACATGAATACCGCCAACTGGATCCCGGACCTGTTCATGAAGCGGGTGCACGAGGGTGGCGACTGGACGCTGTTCTCGCCGTCCGAGTGCAGCGACCTGCACGATCTGGTGGGCACGGCCTTCGAGAAACGCTACCGCGAGTACGAGGCACTGGCCGATCAGGGGCTGATCAGGGTCTTCAAGCGCGTACCGGCCCTGAGCCTGTGGCGCAAGATGCTGACCATGCTGTTCGAAACCGGCCATCCGTGGATCACCTTCAAGGACCCGTGCAACATCCGCAGTCCGCAGCAGCACATGGGCGTGGTTCACAGCTCCAACCTGTGCACCGAGATCACCCTCAACACCAATGACGAGGAAATCGCCGTCTGCAACCTGGGCTCGGTCAACCTGGCACGCCACATGAAGGATGGCGAGCTGGACGCCGACAAGATCAAGCGCACCGTGTCGATCGCCATGCGCATGCTGGACAACGTGATCGACATCAACTTCTACCCGGTGCAGAAGGCAGCCAACTCCAACCTGAAGCATCGCCCGGTCGGGCTGGGCATCATGGGCTTCCAGGACTGCCTGCATATCAAGCGTGTCCCCTACGCCTCCCAGGAGGCCGTCGAGTTCGCCGATCGCACCATGGAGCTGGTGGCCTATCACGCCTACTGGGCATCCACCGAACTGGCCGAAGAGCGCGGCCGCTACCCGAGCTATACCGGCAGCCTGTGGGATCGCGGCATCCTGCCGCAGGACAGCATCCGCCTGCTGGCGGAGCAGCGTGGCGGCTATCTGGAGATGGACCAGCGCGAAACCCTCGACTGGTCGCCGCTGCGCAGCCGCATCCGGCAGTTCGGCATGCGCAATTCCAACTGCCTGGCCATCGCGCCGACGGCCACCATCGCCAACATCATCGGTGTTTCGGCCTCGATCGAACCGACCTACCAGAACCTGTTCGTCAAATCCAATCTGTCGGGCGAGTTCACCGTCACCAACGAGTACCTGGTACGTGACCTCAAGGCCCATGGTCTGTGGGACGAGGTCATGGTCTCCGACCTCAAGTACTTCGATGGCAGCCTGGGGCGCATCGATCGTGTGCCGGCCGCCCTGCGCGAACTGTACGCCACGGCGTTCGAGATCGACCCGAAGTGGCTGGTCGAGGCGGCGGCACGCCGGCAGAAATGGATCGACCAGGCGCAGTCGCTCAACCTGTACATGGCCGGCGCCTCCGGCAAGAAGCTGGATGAGCTCTACCGCCTGGCCTGGGTACGCGGTCTGAAGACCACCTACTACCTGCGCACCCTGGCAGCGTCGTCCGGCGAGAAATCCACCGGGCGCGGCGGCGAACTCAATGCCGTACCGGTTGCAGGCGGCATCAGCCCGGCGGTCACCGCCATGGCGGAGCCGGCGACCGATGCCAAGTTCTGCTCGATCGACAACCCCGATTGCGAAGCCTGCCAGTAAGGCCGGCCAGCACCTCCCGGGCGCCGGATGGCGCCCGGGCCAACCCAAGAAAAGGAATCAGCATGAGCGCTTCCGTTTACATGGCATGCAGCAATGCGACCCGCGGCGTCACCAACAACACGGTACGCCTGACCCTGGATGCGCCGGGCCCGGATGCGCCGCGCGCCCTGCAGGGCGGCATGCTGATTCTCGGCAAGGCCAGCGTGCCGCTGTACGCCATCCGGCAACAAGA from Paludibacterium sp. B53371 includes:
- a CDS encoding ribonucleoside-diphosphate reductase subunit alpha; this encodes MSSTPYEGTGAEAHAPTAPPQDYSAWQTIRRNGAVVPFEPVKISVAMSKAFLAVLGQHAAGSASLRERVTAHTDAVVSALMRRKPDGGAIHIEEIQDQVELSLMRAGEHDVARAYVLYREERARERAARPEEHHHEIRVVGRHGQRQPLNLTALRATIGAACKGQPQADAEAILSEALKNLYDGVGEDEVAKSTILAARSLIERDPCYDLVTARLLLGTIREEIIGETVAQEDMAALYPDYFARFIVQGIQAELLDARLAEYDLKKLGAALDAERDLQFGYLGLQTLFDRYFLHIDGRRIEMPQAFFMRVAMGLALNEQDREARAIDFYQVLSSFDFMSSTPTLFNAGTRRSQLSSCYLTTVADDLDGIYEGIKENALLSKFAGGLGNDWTPVRAMGSHIKGTNGKSQGVVPFLKVVNDTAVAVNQGGKRKGAVCAYLETWHADIEEFLELRKNTGDDRRRTHDMNTANWIPDLFMKRVHEGGDWTLFSPSECSDLHDLVGTAFEKRYREYEALADQGLIRVFKRVPALSLWRKMLTMLFETGHPWITFKDPCNIRSPQQHMGVVHSSNLCTEITLNTNDEEIAVCNLGSVNLARHMKDGELDADKIKRTVSIAMRMLDNVIDINFYPVQKAANSNLKHRPVGLGIMGFQDCLHIKRVPYASQEAVEFADRTMELVAYHAYWASTELAEERGRYPSYTGSLWDRGILPQDSIRLLAEQRGGYLEMDQRETLDWSPLRSRIRQFGMRNSNCLAIAPTATIANIIGVSASIEPTYQNLFVKSNLSGEFTVTNEYLVRDLKAHGLWDEVMVSDLKYFDGSLGRIDRVPAALRELYATAFEIDPKWLVEAAARRQKWIDQAQSLNLYMAGASGKKLDELYRLAWVRGLKTTYYLRTLAASSGEKSTGRGGELNAVPVAGGISPAVTAMAEPATDAKFCSIDNPDCEACQ